A stretch of Gymnodinialimonas phycosphaerae DNA encodes these proteins:
- the pseB gene encoding UDP-N-acetylglucosamine 4,6-dehydratase (inverting): MFEKSTILVTGGTGSFGNTFIPMTLEKYDPAKIIVLSRDEMKQWDMAKKFKDDPRVRFFIGDVRDRDRLYRALDGVDYVVHAAATKIVPTAEYNPFECVKTNINGAMNLIDACIDKGVKRIVALSTDKASSPINLYGATKLASDKLFVAGNAYSGEHETRFSVVRYGNVMGSRGSVIPFFRSIRDSGVLPITDPRMTRFMITLEQGVELVWHAFEDMEGGEIYVKKIPSMVIGDIATAVAPEAKQETIGIRPGEKLHEQMIGPEDAPHTFEYDKHFKILPNINNWSSTTSRIKDGRPVAEGFLYSSDNNKDWMKPEDLEAWITANEHKIGAI, translated from the coding sequence ATGTTTGAAAAAAGCACAATTCTTGTCACCGGCGGCACCGGATCTTTTGGCAATACGTTCATTCCAATGACCTTGGAGAAGTATGATCCTGCGAAGATCATTGTGTTGTCGCGCGATGAGATGAAGCAGTGGGACATGGCCAAGAAGTTCAAGGACGACCCTCGGGTGCGGTTCTTCATCGGCGATGTGCGCGACCGGGATCGTCTGTACCGGGCGCTTGACGGGGTGGATTACGTGGTGCACGCGGCGGCCACCAAGATCGTGCCGACGGCGGAATACAACCCGTTCGAATGTGTGAAGACCAACATTAACGGTGCGATGAACCTGATCGATGCCTGCATCGACAAGGGCGTGAAGCGTATCGTGGCGCTGTCCACCGACAAGGCGTCCAGCCCGATCAACCTTTATGGCGCGACGAAACTGGCGTCTGACAAGCTGTTTGTCGCGGGCAACGCCTATTCCGGCGAGCATGAGACACGCTTTTCCGTCGTGCGCTACGGCAATGTCATGGGCTCGCGCGGGTCGGTCATTCCGTTCTTCCGCTCTATCCGTGACAGCGGCGTTTTGCCGATCACCGACCCGCGCATGACCCGCTTCATGATCACACTGGAACAGGGCGTAGAGCTGGTCTGGCACGCGTTCGAGGACATGGAAGGCGGAGAGATCTACGTCAAGAAGATCCCCTCCATGGTCATCGGTGATATCGCCACCGCCGTGGCGCCCGAGGCCAAGCAGGAAACCATCGGCATCCGCCCCGGCGAGAAGCTGCACGAGCAGATGATCGGTCCCGAAGACGCGCCCCATACGTTCGAGTATGACAAGCATTTCAAGATCCTGCCCAACATCAACAACTGGTCTTCCACCACGTCGCGGATCAAGGATGGTCGCCCCGTGGCCGAAGGGTTCCTCTATTCCAGCGACAACAACAAGGACTGGATGAAGCCCGAAGATCTGGAGGCCTGGATCACCGCCAACGAGCACAAAATCGGAGCCATCTGA
- the pseC gene encoding UDP-4-amino-4,6-dideoxy-N-acetyl-beta-L-altrosamine transaminase yields MIPYGRQDITQDDIDGVLEVLTSDFLTQGPRVPAFEDALASHIGAPHAVAVNSATSALHIACLALGLGAGDRLWTSPITFVASANAGLYCGAEVDFVDIDAETFNICPKALAAKLELAEREGTLPKIVVPVDMCGQSCDMAAIRALADQYGFKIIEDASHAIGGRYRDAFVGAHGLADITVFSFHPVKIITTAEGGMAVTNDTDLARKMGYFRSHGVTRDADLMEGDSDGPWYYQQIDLGYNYRMTEMQAALGVTQLQRLDAYVAARAARADRYDAELAGLALDLPGRLEDASSSWHLYVIRLQDAASRRPVFEGLRAAGLGVNVHYIPVHLQPHYRRMGFNPGDFPVAEDYYSRAISIPLYATMSDEQQAEVISAIKAEVAA; encoded by the coding sequence ATGATCCCCTACGGCCGCCAGGACATCACGCAGGATGACATCGACGGTGTGCTGGAGGTCCTGACGTCGGATTTCCTGACGCAAGGCCCGCGCGTGCCCGCGTTCGAGGATGCCTTGGCCTCCCACATCGGGGCGCCCCACGCCGTGGCCGTGAACTCGGCCACCTCGGCGCTGCATATCGCATGTCTGGCGCTTGGCCTTGGGGCCGGTGACCGGTTGTGGACCTCGCCCATCACCTTCGTGGCCTCGGCCAATGCGGGGCTATACTGTGGGGCAGAGGTCGATTTCGTCGATATCGACGCAGAGACCTTCAACATTTGCCCCAAGGCGCTGGCAGCAAAGCTGGAACTGGCGGAACGAGAGGGGACACTGCCCAAGATCGTCGTGCCCGTGGATATGTGCGGCCAATCCTGTGACATGGCGGCGATCCGGGCGCTGGCGGACCAATACGGCTTCAAGATCATCGAGGACGCCAGCCACGCCATCGGCGGGCGCTACCGCGATGCCTTCGTCGGCGCCCATGGCCTTGCCGATATCACCGTTTTCAGTTTCCACCCGGTGAAGATCATTACCACGGCGGAAGGCGGCATGGCCGTCACGAACGACACCGATCTGGCGCGCAAGATGGGCTATTTTCGATCCCACGGCGTGACCCGCGACGCCGATCTGATGGAGGGCGACAGCGACGGTCCGTGGTACTACCAACAGATCGACCTCGGATATAACTACCGCATGACCGAGATGCAGGCCGCCCTTGGCGTGACACAGTTACAGCGGCTGGACGCCTATGTTGCGGCGCGCGCGGCGCGGGCGGATCGCTATGACGCGGAGCTTGCCGGGCTGGCGTTGGACCTGCCGGGGCGCTTGGAAGATGCGTCGTCGTCCTGGCACCTCTACGTCATTCGCCTGCAAGACGCGGCCTCACGGCGCCCGGTGTTCGAGGGTCTGCGCGCGGCGGGCCTTGGGGTGAACGTTCACTATATCCCCGTGCATTTGCAGCCGCACTACCGCCGCATGGGCTTCAACCCCGGCGATTTCCCAGTGGCCGAGGATTATTATAGCCGCGCGATTTCCATCCCGCTTTATGCCACCATGAGCGACGAACAGCAGGCCGAAGTTATCTCGGCGATCAAGGCAGAGGTCGCGGCATGA
- the pseF gene encoding pseudaminic acid cytidylyltransferase, translating to MSLCVIPARGGSKRIPRKNVRPFFGKPMIVWSIEAALASNVFDHVIVTTDDPEIAEVARVAGAEVPFMRPANLSDDATPTVPVIAHAVDEAEALWGPQDFVCCLYATAPFVLPEDIRKARLLLDTTEADYAFPVTSFPFPIQRGVYLRDDGRMEMFHPEHALTRSQDLEEAYHDVGQFYWGRKAAWLAGKTLIGPDAAPLIIPRSRAQDIDTPEDWDRAEQLFAMFQHSRRKVLFRADAGRELGVGHVMRCLTLADEIDGQATFVCKDIDGHLEDVIAARGHVVHLLDAGLSAAEDAAAVAGLAQGHDLVVMDHYGLGADWSKAMPAPVMVLDDVADRAHDCAVLLDQNLGREASDYNGLVPDGAVRLIGPEYALLRPEFASYRTASLARRAEANGAVKRLLISLGGGDMQSVVTWILDVLRTVPGTQYLSIDIILGAAAKSPGVVQSAAEDLPCAVQIHSDVDNMAEHMAGADLMIGAGGSTSWERCALGLPVIVLPLADNQIPAVTAMAKAGMARAVKPHDDDALRAALEDLFDNPDQIVAMSAAAAAACDGKGAARVAAVLSDMLTAKANP from the coding sequence ATGAGCCTGTGCGTCATCCCGGCGCGCGGCGGGTCCAAGCGCATCCCGCGCAAGAATGTCCGCCCATTCTTCGGCAAACCGATGATCGTCTGGTCGATCGAGGCGGCGCTGGCCTCAAACGTGTTCGATCATGTAATTGTCACGACCGACGACCCCGAGATTGCCGAGGTCGCCCGTGTCGCCGGGGCGGAAGTGCCATTCATGCGGCCCGCGAACCTGTCCGATGATGCCACACCAACGGTGCCCGTCATCGCCCATGCCGTGGACGAGGCCGAGGCGCTTTGGGGCCCGCAGGATTTTGTCTGTTGCCTCTATGCGACCGCCCCCTTCGTCTTGCCCGAGGATATCCGCAAAGCGCGCCTGCTACTCGACACGACCGAGGCCGATTACGCCTTCCCCGTCACTTCTTTTCCGTTCCCGATCCAGCGCGGCGTCTACCTGCGCGACGATGGCCGGATGGAGATGTTCCATCCCGAACACGCCCTCACCCGCAGTCAGGATCTGGAAGAGGCCTACCACGACGTGGGCCAGTTCTACTGGGGCCGCAAAGCCGCCTGGTTGGCGGGCAAGACCCTGATCGGCCCCGATGCCGCCCCGCTGATCATCCCACGCAGCCGCGCGCAGGACATCGACACGCCCGAGGATTGGGACCGCGCCGAGCAGCTGTTCGCAATGTTCCAGCACTCGCGCCGCAAGGTCCTGTTCCGCGCCGACGCGGGGCGTGAATTGGGCGTAGGCCATGTAATGCGCTGCCTAACCCTCGCCGATGAGATTGACGGCCAGGCCACCTTCGTCTGCAAGGACATCGACGGCCATCTGGAAGACGTGATCGCCGCGCGGGGCCATGTCGTCCACCTGCTCGACGCGGGCCTATCTGCGGCGGAGGATGCTGCTGCCGTAGCGGGGTTGGCGCAGGGCCATGATCTGGTGGTGATGGATCACTACGGCCTTGGTGCCGATTGGTCCAAGGCGATGCCTGCGCCTGTCATGGTCCTGGATGACGTTGCCGACCGTGCCCACGATTGTGCGGTGCTGCTGGACCAGAATTTGGGCCGTGAGGCCTCAGACTATAATGGTTTGGTCCCCGACGGGGCCGTGCGCCTGATTGGTCCTGAATACGCCCTGCTACGCCCGGAGTTTGCCTCCTACCGCACCGCCAGCCTTGCCCGCCGCGCCGAGGCAAATGGCGCGGTCAAGCGCCTGCTGATTTCTTTGGGTGGCGGAGACATGCAAAGTGTCGTGACGTGGATACTTGATGTGTTGCGCACCGTTCCGGGCACGCAATATCTGAGCATCGACATCATCCTTGGTGCCGCCGCAAAGAGCCCCGGCGTCGTGCAGTCCGCCGCAGAAGACCTCCCCTGCGCTGTCCAAATCCACTCAGACGTCGACAACATGGCCGAGCACATGGCCGGGGCCGATCTGATGATCGGCGCGGGCGGCAGCACATCGTGGGAACGGTGCGCGCTTGGGCTTCCGGTGATCGTCTTGCCGCTGGCCGATAACCAAATCCCCGCCGTCACTGCCATGGCGAAGGCGGGCATGGCGCGGGCGGTTAAACCGCATGACGACGACGCCCTGCGCGCGGCGCTGGAGGATCTGTTCGACAATCCCGACCAGATCGTCGCCATGTCCGCCGCCGCGGCTGCGGCTTGTGATGGAAAGGG